A section of the Oncorhynchus tshawytscha isolate Ot180627B linkage group LG09, Otsh_v2.0, whole genome shotgun sequence genome encodes:
- the prl gene encoding prolactin, with protein MARRSQGTKLHLAVLCLVVSCHAIGLSDLMERASQRSDKLHSLSTSLTKDLDSHFPPMGRVMMPRPSMCHTSSLQTPKDKEQALKVSENELISLARSLLLAWNDPLLLLSSEAPTLPHPSNGDISSKIRELQDYSKSLGDGLDIMVNKMGPSSQYISSIPFKGGDLGNDKTSRLINFHFLMSCFRRDSHKIDSFLKVLRCRATKMRPETC; from the exons ATGGCTCGCCGATCCCAGGGTACCAAACTCCACTTAGCAG TTCTGTGTCTAGTTGTGTCCTGTCATGCCATTGGCCTTAGTGACCTAATGGAGAGAGCTTCCCAGCGATCAGACAAGCTTCACTCACTCAGCACTTCCCTCACCAAGGACCTG gactctcACTTCCCACCAATGGGACGAGTGATGATGCCACGCCCGTCTATGTGTCACACCTCCTCACTCCAGACACCCAAGGACAAGGAGCAAGCACTCAAAGTATCG GAGAATGAGCTGATCTCCCTGGCTCGCTCCCTCCTCCTGGCCTGGAACGATCCCCTGCTGCTGCTCTCCTCAGAGGCGCCCACTCTGCCACACCCCTCCAATGGCGACATCAGCAGTAAGATCAGGGAACTGCAGGACTACTCCAAGAGCCTGGGAGATGGACTGGACATAATGGTCAACAAG ATGGGACCCTCCTCCCAGTACATTTCTTCAATCCCCTTCAAGGGTGGAGACCTCGGCAATGACAAGACCTCCCGCCTCATCAACTTCCACTTCCTCATGTCCTGCTTCCGCAGGGACTCCCACAAAATCGACAGTTTCCTCAAGGTCCTTCGATGCCGGGCTACCAAAATGCGACCAGAAACATGTTAG